GCTCGATCGCGCGCGCCGTGGCAGAGTGCTGGAGTCACCCCGTCACGGGAGGTGCTCCTGGCGTGCGCCCTCGATCGCCAGCCGATCGGAACGGGTGGAGGTACTAACCCGGCGGCGCGAAGAACTCGAGGGCGATGTTGTCGGGATCGCGGAAGGACAGCCCCGATCCGTAGTGCGCATCGACGATCCCACCATGCGCGATGCCGAGCTCGTCGAGACGGCCCTCCCAGCTCTCCAGCTCCGAGCGGTTGGCACAGGCGAAGGCGATGTGGTCGAGCCCCGGGCGGAGCTCGTCGAAGGGCTCGGCGCTCGATGGGCTGCTGTGCTGATGGATCCCGAGCAGCGTGCCGCCCAGCAGCCAGACGACGTGGTGGAACGGCCCGGTGTCCTCGTCGAGCACCGGGTCGGCGCCGATCAGGCGCTGGTACCAGGTGCGGCTGCGGTCGAGATCGCTGACGGTCACGGCGACATGGGTGATCGCTGGGAACTCGGGCATGGCCTCGTCTCCCCGTCCCTCACGGCTGATGCGGCGGTCGATCCTACCGCAGTCCGGAACGCGGCCGGGGACGGTGAGGCAGTCAGGCCCCCGCGCGAGTGAGCCGTTCGTCCAGCTCGCCGGCGAGCGCCATCATCAGCGGTCCGCCGGAGACGTCAAGGGCCTCCTTCTTGACGTCGAACAGACGCGTCCAGAGGCCGGCCGCCCAGGCGATCTCCAGCTCCTCCGGCCGCCACCGGCGACCGCGCGATTCCGCGTACTGCTCGAGGAAGCTCATCGACTCGTCCACCGTCGCACCGAGCCGGCCTCGGGGGGACGTCGGGAAGATCGCCGCGGCGACACCGGCGATCGCCGCCTCGGGATGGACCGCCAGGCTGTCCCAATCGTGCACCGCCCGCAGCGTGCGCCCCTCCCAGTGAAGGTTCTC
This window of the Candidatus Dormiibacterota bacterium genome carries:
- a CDS encoding VOC family protein, with the protein product MPEFPAITHVAVTVSDLDRSRTWYQRLIGADPVLDEDTGPFHHVVWLLGGTLLGIHQHSSPSSAEPFDELRPGLDHIAFACANRSELESWEGRLDELGIAHGGIVDAHYGSGLSFRDPDNIALEFFAPPG